The following are encoded in a window of Lactiplantibacillus brownii genomic DNA:
- a CDS encoding type II toxin-antitoxin system RelB/DinJ family antitoxin, which translates to MAVKAKKRVQVKIDKDLADDTEAVLSELGLNPTTAINMFYKRIVANGALPFNASLSEEERANLRFLKATEGTPVTEFKDAKEVADWLNDPDED; encoded by the coding sequence ATGGCAGTTAAGGCAAAGAAACGGGTCCAAGTCAAGATTGATAAAGATTTGGCCGATGATACCGAAGCAGTTTTAAGCGAATTGGGCTTAAATCCAACCACGGCCATTAACATGTTTTACAAGCGGATTGTTGCTAATGGTGCTTTACCTTTTAATGCGTCTTTAAGCGAAGAAGAAAGAGCTAATTTACGCTTTTTAAAGGCGACCGAAGGGACACCAGTCACCGAGTTCAAAGACGCTAAAGAGGTCGCTGATTGGCTCAACGATCCAGATGAGGACTAA